In one Oncorhynchus masou masou isolate Uvic2021 chromosome 23, UVic_Omas_1.1, whole genome shotgun sequence genomic region, the following are encoded:
- the LOC135510604 gene encoding leucine rich adaptor protein 1-like isoform X2, with protein MACFKFKYYRFSCAIAHLRAIDVKLMQQLMSINDGIESIKWVMEDKEGLASRESSLTGSLYSLLDSQDDTSSRGSFTSLHDGHSDGLDGISVGSYLDTLDELAEDLSEHTSPTDLDLFSDKPVIEDETFSKPTMRLRVDSDEYYCFG; from the coding sequence GCCCACCTCCGTGCCATCGATGTCAAGCTGATGCAGCAGCTAATGTCCATCAACGACGGCATCGAATCCATCAAATGGGTAATGGAGGACAAGGAGGGCCTAGCCAGTCGTGAAAGCAGCCTGACAGGCAGCCTGTACAGCCTATTGGACAGCCAAGATGACACCTCTTCACGCGGCAGCTTCACCAGTCTGCACGACGGACACAGTGATGGATTGGACGGGATATCCGTGGGCAGTTATCTGGATACGTTGGATGAGTTAGCCGAAGACCTTTCGGAACACACTTCTCCGACGGACCTTGATCTATTCTCTGATAAACCTGTTATAGAGGACGAGACTTTCAGCAAGCCAACAATGCGACTCAGAGTGGACTCCGATGAGTACTACTGCTTTGGATAG